A single genomic interval of Suncus etruscus isolate mSunEtr1 chromosome 10, mSunEtr1.pri.cur, whole genome shotgun sequence harbors:
- the PLA2G4B gene encoding cytosolic phospholipase A2 beta, with protein sequence MALAKVPGTCLLTVRILQAYDLPSKDLVTPSDCYVTLWLPTACSQKLQTRTVRNSRNPVWNQSFHFRIHNQLRNIIQLKIFDQDLVTSDDHLLSVQFDVGTLRVGEHKHKSFPLGSKDKRLEVEFRLRSLSDCAEQLVSNDILVARELSCLHVRLEEMGDQQGKGRVQLVVPGSYEGSQEASVGAGSFCFHFPACWEQELSIHLKDEQLKVPLNSLPNGQVVRLVFPTSQEPFMRVELKKEESPEKLAVRLGSGPCTEEQAFLSRRKQVVARALKQALQLDEDLQEDEVPVIAVMATGGGIRAMTSLYGQLAGLQELGLLDCVSYITGASGSTWALANLYEDPEWSQKDLAEPTKLLKTQVTKNKLGVLAPSRLWQYQQELAERTRLGHPACFTNLWALINEALLHDEPHEHKLSEQREALSRGQNPMPIYCALNTKAQGLSTFEFGEWCEFSPYEVGFPKYGAFIPSELFGSEFFMGRLMKQLPESRICFLEGIWSNLYAANLQDSLYWASEPGQFWEHWAKDQASLEKERVPLLKIEETQTVAGKIAEFFTDLLTRRPLAQASHNFLRGLHFHKDYFEHLHFSAWKATKLDGCPNELTPMEPYLCLLDVGYLINTSCPPLLRPMRDVDLIVSLDYNLQGAFQQLQLLGRFCEEQGIPFPAVEPAAEELRQPRECHLFLDPDRPEAPAVLHFPLVNDTFRTHSAPGVRRAPEEMAAGAVDLSASGSPYHYSKVTYSADDADKLLRLARYNVCNNRGRLLEALRLALRLRRRKRRGPQPQ encoded by the exons ATGGCTCTG GCAAAAGTGCCTGGGACCTGCCTACTCACTGTCCGTATCCTGCAAGCCTATGACCTGCCCTCCAAGGACCTAG TGACCCCCTCTGACTGCTATGTCACGCTCTGGCTGCCCACGGCCTGTAGCCAGAAACTGCAAACCCGCACGGTGAGAAACAGCAGAAATCCTGTCTGGAATCAGAGCTTCCACTTTCGGATCCATAACCAGCTCAGG AACATCATACAGCTGAAAATCTTTGACCAGGACCTGGTCACTAGCGACGACCACCTGCTGTCCGTGCAATTTGACGTGGGGACCCTGCGGGTTGGGGAGCACAAACACAAGAGCTTCCCACTGGGCTCAAAG GACAAGCGGCTGGAAGTGGAGTTCCGCCTGCGGAGCCT GTCAGACTGTGCTGAGCAGCTCGTCAGCAATGACATCCTCGTG GCCCGGGAGCTTTCATGCCTGCATGTTCGACTGGAGGAGATGGGGGACCAGCAGG GGAAGGGCCGAGTTCAGCTTGTAGTCCCTGGATCCTATGAGGGCTCCCAGGAGGCATCCGTGGGTGCTGGCTCCTTCTGTTTCCATTTCCCTGCCTGCTGGGAGCAGGAGCTGAGTATTCACCTGAAG GATGAACAACTGAAGGTGCCCCTCAACTCCCTGCCCAACGGGCAGGTGGTACGGCTCGTCTTTCCTACTTCCCAG GAGCCCTTCATGAGGGTGGAgctgaagaaggaagaaag CCCTGAGAAACTGGCCGTGCGGTTGGGCAGTGGGCCCTGCACCGAGGAGCAGGCATTCCTGAGCAGGAGGAAGCAGGTGGTGGCACGAGCCCTGAAGCAGGCCCTGCAGCTGGACGAAGACCTGCAGGAGGATGAG GTCCCTGTGATCGCTGTGATGGCCACTGGCGGAGGCATCCGGGCCATGACCTCCTTGTACGGTCAGCTGGCTGGCCTGCAGGAGCTGGGCCTCCTGGACTGTGTCTCCTATATCACAGGGGCTTCCGGCTCCACCTG GGCCCTCGCCAACCTCTATGAGGACCCAGAGTGGTCACAGAAGGACCTGGCTGAACCCACCAAGCTGCTGAAGACCCAGGTGACCAAGAACAAACTGGGTGTGCTGGCCCCCAGCCGGCTGTGGCAGTACCAGCAGGAATTGGCTGAGCGCACCCGCCTGGGCCACCCGGCCTGCTTCACCAACCTCTGGGCTCTCATCAACGAGGCCCTGCTGCATGATGAG CCCCATGAACATAAACTCTCAGAGCAGCGGGAGGCCCTGAGTCGGGGCCAGAACCCGATGCCCATCTACTGTGCCCTCAACACCAAGGCACAGGGCCTGAGCACCTTTGAATTTGGAG AGTGGTGTGAGTTCTCCCCCTACGAGGTCGGCTTCCCTAAGTATGGGGCCTTCATTCCTTCCGAGCTCTTCGGCTCTGAGTTCTTTATGGGGCGCCTGATGAAGCAGCTCCCCGAATCCCGTATCTGCTTTCTGGAAG GGATCTGGAGCAacctgtatgcagccaacctccAGGACAGCTTGTACTGGGCCTCAGAGCCCGGGCAGTTCTGGGAGCACTGGGCAAAGGATCAGGCCAGTCTGG AAAAAGAACGGGTTCCTCTTCTGAAGATAGAGGAGACGCAGACAGTGGCTGGCAAAATCGCAGAGTTCTTCACGGACCTGCTGACGAGGCGTCCACTCGCCCAGGCCTCACATAACTTCCTCCGTGGCCTCCATTTCCATAAGGACTATTTTGAGCATCTGCACTTCTCTGCCTGGAAAG CCACCAAACTGGACGGGTGTCCCAATGAGCTGACTCCCATGGAGCCCTACCTGTGCCTGCTGGATGTGGGCTACCTCATCAACACCAGTTGCCCACCCCTCCTGCGGCCCATGCGGGATGTGGATCTCATCGTGTCACTGGACTACAACCTCCAAGGCGCCTTCCAG CAGCTGCAGCTCCTCGGCCGGTTCTGCGAGGAGCAGGGCATCCCCTTCCCCGCGGTGGAGCCCGCAGCCGAGGAGCTGCGGCAGCCCCGGGAGTGCCACTTGTTCCTGGACCCCGACCGCCCCGAAGCCCCCGCCGTGCTGCACTTCCCGCTGGTCAACGACACCTTCCGCACGCACTCGGCACCCG GCGTCCGGCGGGCCCCCGAGGAGATGGCGGCGGGCGCGGTGGACCTGTCCGCCTCGGGCTCCCCGTACCACTACTCGAAGGTGACCTACAGCGCCGACGACGCCGACAAGCTGCTGCGCCTGGCCCGCTACAACGTCTGCAACAACCGCGGCCGCCTGCTCGAGGCGCTGCGCCTGGCCCTGCGGCTGCGGAGGCGCAAGCGGAGGGGGCCGCAGCCCCAGTGA
- the JMJD7 gene encoding bifunctional peptidase and (3S)-lysyl hydroxylase JMJD7 — translation MAEAALDAVRRELRGFPAAARELSVPLEVPYLDEPPTPLSFYRDWVCPNRPCIIRGALEHWPALQKWSLPYLRATVGSTEVSVAVTPDGYADAVRGGRFVMPAELRLPLGLVLDVLEGRAQHPGVLYVQKQCSNLSTELPQLLPDLEPHVPWASEALGKMPDAVNFWLGEAAAVTSLHKDHYENLYCVVSGEKRFLLHPPSDRPFIPYELYPPATYRLTADGSFQVVEETAADKVPWIPLDPLAPDLARYPSYSQAQALCCTVRAGEMLYLPALWFHHVQQSQGCIAVNYWYDMEYDLRYSYFQLLDSLTKASGLEQEAR, via the exons ATGGCGGAGGCGGCCCTGGACGCGGTGCGGCGGGAGTTACGAGGCTTCCCGGCCGCGGCGCGGG AACTCAGCGTGCCCCTGGAGGTGCCCTACCTGGACGAGCCCCCGACCCCCCTTAGCTTCTACAGagactgggtgtgccccaacagACCTTGCATCATTCGTGGCGCTCTGGAGCACTGGCCGGCTCTGCAGAAGTGGTCGCTCCCCTACCTCAG AGCCACGGTGGGCTCCACGGAGGTGAGCGTGGCTGTGACCCCAGATGGCTACGCAGATGCTGTGCGCGGAGGCCGGTTTGTGATGCCTGCCGAGCTGCGCCTGCCCCTGGGCCTCGTGCTGGATGTGCTGGAGGGCCGTGCCCAGCATCCGGGGGTCCTCTACGTGCAGAAGCAATGCTCCAACCTGTCCACCGAGCTGCCCCAGCTGCTCCCTGACCTGGAGCCCCATGTGCCCTGGGCTTCTGAAGCACTGG GAAAAATGCCTGATGCTGTGAACTTCTGGTTGGGGGAAGCGGCTGCAGTGACCTCCT TGCATAAGGATCACTACGAGAACCTGTACTGCGTGGTGTCAGGAGAGAAGCGCTTCCTCTTGCATCCCCCCAGTGACCGGCCTTTCATCCCCTATG AGCTGTACCCGCCAGCCACCTACCGGCTAACTGCTGATGGGAGCTTCCAGGTGGTCGAGGAGACAGCTGCTGACAAG GTGCCCTGGATCCCCCTGGACCCTTTGGCTCCGGATCTGGCCCGGTATCCCAGTTACAGCCAGGCGCAGGCCCTCTGCTGCACGGTGCGGGCCGGGGAGATGCTCTACCTGCCAGCACTATGGTTCCACCATGTGCAACAATCCCAAGGCTGCATCGCCG TGAACTACTGGTATGACATGGAGTACGACCTCAGGTACAGCTATTTCCAGCTGCTGGATTCCCTCACCAAGGCCTCAGGCCTGGAGCAAGAGGCCCGGTGA